In Nitrospirota bacterium, the following proteins share a genomic window:
- a CDS encoding type II restriction endonuclease translates to MATFELGSDTAKGGFVNEKTICKKFNNWKKDNEAKQWLQIMGYDIKQIDSIEAVHIPTRLKKTDIVRFGLREDFEELMRFKKADAQVRVTIVISNIVKIENLSLKMVTIKKDKPTSGFNQIDKRWVDSYKQIWNFDNDIAYGLKLYTGGIKPPKEIAATQKLRDKRRVYLNEMPDRLRNKIIDFFKANKILIVCDILKGRGGLSADWILVTRYEEDNDTTTWMLTDINTAMNFFGAGDIYITKKGVLHIGRITVQRKGGDAGRPTSNMLQFKIKPCNLFNLK, encoded by the coding sequence ATGGCAACATTTGAACTTGGGTCTGATACTGCTAAAGGTGGTTTTGTAAATGAAAAGACTATTTGCAAAAAATTTAATAATTGGAAAAAGGATAACGAGGCTAAACAGTGGCTTCAAATTATGGGTTATGATATTAAACAAATTGACTCAATAGAAGCAGTCCATATTCCTACAAGATTAAAAAAGACTGATATAGTGCGATTCGGTTTGAGAGAAGATTTCGAAGAACTGATGAGATTTAAAAAGGCTGATGCACAGGTAAGAGTTACGATTGTAATTAGCAATATTGTAAAGATCGAAAATCTATCATTAAAAATGGTTACTATTAAAAAGGATAAACCTACTTCTGGTTTTAATCAGATTGATAAGCGGTGGGTAGATTCTTATAAACAAATCTGGAATTTTGATAATGATATTGCATATGGTTTAAAGCTGTATACAGGAGGAATAAAACCTCCTAAAGAAATTGCAGCAACACAAAAATTGAGGGATAAAAGGCGTGTATATTTAAACGAAATGCCAGACAGATTAAGGAATAAAATTATTGACTTTTTTAAGGCTAATAAAATTCTTATTGTCTGTGATATATTGAAAGGGCGAGGTGGATTATCTGCTGATTGGATATTGGTTACAAGATATGAGGAAGATAATGATACCACCACATGGATGCTGACGGATATTAATACTGCTATGAATTTCTTTGGCGCTGGCGATATTTATATCACAAAGAAAGGCGTATTACATATTGGAAGAATTACAGTACAAAGAAAAGGCGGAGATGCTGGAAGACCAACATCGAATATGCTCCAATTTAAAATAAAA
- the mutL gene encoding DNA mismatch repair endonuclease MutL codes for MPSIRILPEELVNKIAAGEVVERPASIVKELVENSIDAKSTRITIDIQQGGKKLIRLADNGCGMEREDAILAFERHATSKLRDEAGLWAIKTMGFRGEALPSIASVSRLMMVTSIDAARLGVKVEIEGGRLIGVYDTGAPKGTLVEVKDIFFNMPARLKFLKAMNTELRHIIEIVTQHAIANYRIHFTLSHNRKLLFDFPDSRDIRSRLHQIYGMEFVESLKEIDSKSDHLNVHGFVSLPQVTMADRTHQVFFVNGRPVRNATLTHALYEAYRNTIHKDRHPVAFLFIEMEPASVDVNVHPTKREVAFRDQGSIHDMVVTAIRERIGSLETVNDKERKDIISEHFQWRDIENGKWWEVESDVAFHSRVMEEMQGYLLSTDREDYRFIQIDGTFIVAVSHQGITIIDQHAAHERILYETLKKAYNFKQITSQSLLIPVVIELSPAETIILREQMGLITSIGIEVEEFSGASFIIRSVPSVLSGCDPRMLLLDLLTTISKNTSTNLMDAVMATMACHGAVRANQPLNSNQMSQLMKDLEKTDMPHTCPHGRPTIIRFMTEELKRMFKRR; via the coding sequence ATGCCGTCTATACGCATCCTCCCAGAAGAGCTTGTCAACAAGATTGCTGCAGGTGAGGTGGTTGAAAGACCTGCCTCTATTGTTAAGGAACTGGTTGAAAATTCCATAGATGCTAAAAGCACACGAATTACTATAGATATTCAGCAAGGTGGAAAGAAACTCATTAGGCTTGCAGACAATGGTTGTGGTATGGAAAGAGAGGACGCCATCCTTGCCTTCGAGCGGCATGCAACGAGTAAACTCAGGGATGAAGCAGGATTATGGGCGATAAAGACAATGGGTTTCAGAGGTGAAGCACTTCCTTCCATCGCATCTGTGTCGAGACTGATGATGGTTACTTCAATAGATGCAGCAAGATTGGGTGTAAAAGTAGAGATAGAGGGAGGAAGGCTGATTGGTGTATATGATACAGGTGCACCAAAAGGGACACTCGTGGAGGTAAAGGATATATTCTTCAATATGCCAGCAAGACTTAAGTTTCTAAAAGCTATGAATACAGAACTACGGCATATTATAGAGATAGTTACACAACATGCGATAGCAAATTACAGGATACACTTTACGCTTTCTCATAACAGAAAGTTGCTGTTTGATTTCCCTGATTCCAGAGATATACGCAGCAGGCTACATCAGATATACGGCATGGAATTTGTGGAGTCCCTTAAAGAGATTGACTCAAAGAGTGACCATCTAAATGTGCATGGCTTTGTATCGCTACCACAGGTAACCATGGCAGACCGCACACATCAGGTCTTCTTTGTTAATGGTAGGCCGGTAAGAAATGCTACATTGACTCATGCCCTTTACGAGGCATATAGAAACACCATCCACAAAGACAGACATCCTGTAGCCTTTCTTTTCATTGAAATGGAGCCTGCCAGCGTTGATGTCAATGTTCATCCGACAAAAAGGGAGGTTGCGTTCAGGGATCAGGGTAGTATACATGATATGGTTGTTACTGCGATTAGAGAAAGGATAGGGTCTCTGGAGACGGTGAATGATAAAGAGCGAAAGGACATTATCAGCGAACATTTTCAGTGGAGAGATATTGAGAATGGTAAATGGTGGGAAGTAGAAAGTGATGTTGCCTTCCATAGTCGTGTAATGGAGGAGATGCAGGGCTATCTTCTTTCTACGGATAGAGAGGACTACAGGTTTATTCAGATTGATGGAACATTCATTGTGGCTGTGAGCCATCAGGGTATAACAATCATAGACCAGCATGCAGCACATGAGAGGATACTCTACGAGACTCTGAAAAAGGCATACAATTTTAAGCAGATAACTTCCCAATCTCTACTTATACCTGTGGTTATTGAACTCTCTCCTGCGGAGACAATTATCCTAAGAGAACAAATGGGGCTTATAACGAGCATCGGTATTGAGGTTGAGGAGTTCAGTGGGGCGTCATTTATTATCAGGTCAGTGCCGTCTGTACTCTCAGGCTGTGATCCGAGGATGCTTCTTTTAGACCTGCTTACGACTATCTCAAAAAACACAAGCACTAACCTCATGGATGCAGTAATGGCTACTATGGCGTGTCACGGTGCAGTAAGGGCAAATCAACCACTCAACAGCAATCAGATGTCACAGTTGATGAAAGACCTCGAAAAGACAGATATGCCACACACATGCCCGCATGGAAGGCCGACGATAATAAGATTTATGACTGAGGAACTGAAGAGGATGTTCAAAAGGCGGTGA
- a CDS encoding DUF748 domain-containing protein produces NGKWNISDNLIELISKGEREYFIKSFKIERGSITVDDNPLLRVKTADISVMGLSSSKKEPLIIKGSLYDVADNKIQIDGKVTFTKDGPQANVNISSKGHRLHPFKNYLPSQISVSEKSKVNLSLKTAISKAMISLQGSAEYDEITLSDRLKQLKRGKADIDASWDMKEGHLLIKSFNGNIGNAIKSSVRGNVYNIGKDLRYNMRADIEIPDIGKLSLISDMEMTGKASAEGVKISGTMNMNKIKTDGEILLSGINLIKRDIGTIENLNGKSAFAVRGKDISFKGSLSGIAKSTQRFAPDMRFTGNDIFTTIDFGVEAKNDRAKGIASLLLKDVNMQHNQIGRIDLKGVTLNSNFEVLRDTLKLKDARGTISVDEIRIKDIEANELSIGYIANRERVELRLLRAKLLGGSLQGMIIIPFSLEDFLKQDTVHSSLFTPHQREAPPVKAGRNASTSPQGQTQKPRVSNRGAGFTISAEGRIEGIEGKKIQRLAEKFTPPIYLTDGRFGAGFKMTYTKDKGVDGGINLTGDEIAIKKSNAERNLISNISFKSHISLKGDEISLHRVEAWISDGIKASLSGKIKNIKREDRTVNISFNLPEVAVSSLRDTLFELIPDRFKYARMNGNIQMSGDYIKSTGMNLLRTSVRFKDVSLTGENGEYGIGPISGNLPLQYELSKKGSIQPPFLIADIFRKERFERIGKEPIKKSSLINQDSGIINIGKITYGVEIIKDLSVVLNTGQHAMTVENISGSIFGGKIYGAGWIALTKQPSYGFGFVVRDISLKEVCNSFENIKGYIYGKVDGIMWLNGDGIGLSAITGKAEAWAKKSKDEPMMISKEMLERIGGSAVKRYGLSKDRRYNKGVIECYLNRGYIIFKELEVSNTNIFGFRDLSVKVAPVHNRIAIDDLLWTIKNAAERATTTR; encoded by the coding sequence AAAACGGTAAGTGGAACATATCAGATAATCTCATTGAACTGATAAGCAAAGGGGAAAGAGAGTATTTTATAAAATCGTTCAAGATTGAAAGAGGGAGCATCACGGTAGATGATAATCCACTACTAAGAGTAAAGACTGCTGACATCTCTGTGATGGGTCTTTCATCATCGAAAAAAGAACCGTTAATTATTAAAGGCTCATTATACGATGTCGCCGATAATAAGATTCAGATAGATGGGAAAGTTACCTTTACCAAAGATGGACCACAGGCTAATGTAAACATATCCTCTAAAGGACATAGACTGCATCCATTTAAGAACTATCTTCCTTCACAGATATCTGTCTCAGAAAAATCTAAGGTGAATCTCTCCCTAAAGACAGCCATCTCAAAGGCGATGATAAGCCTGCAGGGTAGTGCAGAGTATGATGAGATAACGCTCTCTGATAGACTTAAACAGCTTAAGAGAGGAAAGGCTGATATTGATGCATCATGGGATATGAAAGAAGGACATCTTCTGATAAAGAGTTTTAATGGAAATATCGGTAATGCTATCAAGTCATCTGTGAGGGGAAATGTATACAACATAGGAAAAGACCTAAGATACAATATGCGTGCAGATATAGAGATACCAGATATAGGGAAACTTTCGTTAATAAGTGACATGGAAATGACAGGAAAGGCTTCAGCAGAGGGAGTAAAAATTAGTGGAACGATGAATATGAACAAGATCAAAACAGATGGAGAGATTTTACTCAGTGGGATTAACCTTATAAAAAGAGATATAGGAACGATAGAAAACCTTAATGGTAAGTCTGCATTCGCAGTAAGGGGGAAGGACATCTCTTTTAAAGGCAGCCTCAGCGGTATTGCAAAGTCTACTCAAAGATTTGCCCCTGATATGAGATTTACAGGTAATGATATCTTCACCACGATTGACTTTGGAGTAGAAGCAAAAAATGACAGGGCTAAGGGAATCGCATCCCTTTTACTCAAAGATGTCAATATGCAGCATAATCAGATAGGAAGGATAGACCTCAAAGGGGTTACATTAAACAGTAACTTTGAGGTATTGAGGGATACCCTTAAGTTAAAGGATGCGAGGGGAACAATCTCTGTTGATGAGATACGAATTAAAGACATAGAGGCAAATGAACTTTCTATTGGATATATCGCAAACAGAGAAAGGGTTGAACTCAGACTACTGAGAGCTAAGTTACTCGGTGGATCGTTGCAGGGCATGATAATCATACCATTTTCTCTTGAGGATTTCTTAAAACAAGACACTGTTCACAGTTCACTGTTCACCCCGCACCAACGGGAAGCCCCGCCTGTCAAGGCGGGGAGGAACGCATCCACATCCCCACAGGGTCAGACCCAGAAGCCACGGGTGTCAAACCGTGGTGCGGGGTTCACTATTTCTGCAGAAGGTCGCATCGAAGGAATAGAGGGAAAAAAGATACAGAGACTCGCAGAAAAATTTACTCCACCAATATATCTGACAGATGGCAGGTTCGGAGCAGGATTCAAAATGACTTATACAAAAGATAAAGGAGTGGATGGCGGTATAAATCTCACCGGAGATGAAATAGCAATCAAAAAATCTAATGCAGAACGAAACTTAATAAGCAATATCTCTTTTAAATCACACATCTCCCTGAAAGGTGACGAAATCAGCCTCCACAGAGTTGAAGCATGGATATCGGATGGAATAAAGGCATCACTCTCAGGAAAGATAAAGAATATAAAAAGAGAGGACAGAACGGTTAATATTTCATTTAATCTACCTGAGGTGGCTGTCTCATCCCTGAGGGATACACTATTTGAGCTTATCCCTGACAGATTTAAATACGCCCGCATGAATGGTAACATACAGATGAGTGGCGATTATATAAAATCAACAGGGATGAATCTTCTAAGGACATCTGTTAGATTCAAGGATGTTTCATTGACAGGTGAAAACGGTGAATACGGTATAGGTCCCATCTCAGGTAATCTGCCTTTACAGTATGAACTTAGCAAAAAGGGCAGTATACAGCCACCATTCCTGATAGCAGATATCTTCAGAAAAGAACGGTTTGAGAGGATTGGCAAAGAGCCAATAAAGAAATCCTCCCTGATTAATCAGGATTCAGGGATAATCAATATAGGGAAGATTACCTATGGTGTTGAGATAATCAAAGACCTCAGTGTTGTGCTGAATACAGGACAGCATGCCATGACTGTAGAGAATATTTCTGGTAGTATATTTGGAGGCAAGATTTATGGCGCGGGATGGATAGCACTGACAAAACAACCTTCTTATGGTTTTGGATTTGTTGTGAGAGACATCAGTCTCAAAGAGGTATGTAATAGCTTCGAAAATATAAAGGGATATATCTACGGAAAAGTAGATGGGATAATGTGGCTTAATGGAGATGGAATCGGACTTTCAGCAATTACAGGAAAGGCAGAGGCCTGGGCAAAGAAATCTAAGGATGAGCCAATGATGATAAGCAAGGAGATGCTCGAAAGGATTGGTGGTAGTGCTGTGAAAAGATACGGGCTATCAAAAGATAGAAGGTATAACAAAGGTGTCATCGAGTGCTATCTCAACAGAGGTTATATAATATTCAAGGAACTCGAGGTATCAAACACAAATATTTTTGGTTTTAGAGACCTCTCTGTCAAGGTCGCACCTGTGCATAACAGAATTGCTATTGATGACCTGCTCTGGACAATAAAAAACGCGGCCGAGAGGGCAACGACAACGAGATGA
- a CDS encoding putative toxin-antitoxin system toxin component, PIN family, which produces MHKVVIDTNVFISGIIQKSGFPYKIVKSWEKGNLIFITSRLMIEETIKVLNYPKIKKKYGLDADEIKQTALNLLRYSVLIDNPPALDVIKEDAEDNKVLSTAIEGKADYIVSGDSHLLDLKSYKDIKIITPKRFCEIMGL; this is translated from the coding sequence GTGCATAAGGTTGTCATAGATACCAATGTCTTTATAAGCGGTATCATCCAGAAAAGCGGTTTCCCTTATAAGATTGTGAAGTCCTGGGAAAAAGGCAATCTAATTTTTATAACATCACGATTAATGATTGAGGAGACCATAAAGGTCTTAAACTATCCAAAGATTAAAAAGAAGTATGGACTGGATGCGGATGAGATAAAACAGACTGCCTTAAACCTCTTGAGGTATTCTGTATTGATAGATAACCCTCCAGCACTGGATGTTATAAAAGAAGACGCTGAAGATAACAAGGTTTTATCAACTGCTATTGAAGGTAAGGCTGATTATATAGTATCTGGTGATTCTCATCTGTTAGACTTAAAGAGTTATAAGGATATTAAAATTATAACACCTAAGAGGTTTTGTGAGATTATGGGATTGTAA
- a CDS encoding type II toxin-antitoxin system prevent-host-death family antitoxin, which translates to MAKELTALKVRGNLGEILEEVYYKGEEYIIKRGKKPMAVLIPLDEFENYRKQRETDMRVFDSIRAKAKAYSSKEIEADVGEAIKAVRKSA; encoded by the coding sequence ATGGCAAAAGAACTTACAGCATTAAAGGTAAGGGGCAATCTTGGAGAAATCCTTGAGGAGGTATATTACAAGGGTGAGGAATACATCATCAAGAGAGGCAAAAAACCTATGGCTGTATTGATACCACTTGATGAATTCGAGAACTACAGGAAACAGAGGGAAACAGACATGAGGGTCTTTGACAGTATCAGGGCGAAGGCTAAGGCTTATTCATCAAAGGAAATTGAGGCAGATGTCGGGGAGGCAATAAAGGCGGTTCGCAAGAGTGCATAA
- the miaA gene encoding tRNA (adenosine(37)-N6)-dimethylallyltransferase MiaA, producing the protein MRLILLLGSTAVGKTEVAILLAQRLNTEIISADSMQVYRRMDIGTAKPTAEQRDAVRHHMIDIKETWEAFSAGEYVRMVDGLIRDFSYRGMVPLIVGGTGLYVRALIRGLFSGPTADKSFRERLLREEKEKEKGSLHKKLLKVDPEAAERIHPKDLRRIVRALEVYYKEGRPITYLQDWDERGLRYNFIKICLIRDRRELYRRIEQRVDSMIKDGLEDEVKRLIEMGCNETMTSMQALGYRHFLRYFRGDYPKDEAIRLFKRDTKRYAKRQFTWFRKEEGIEWVDITGIEDPEEIVKRIIPMIKDYQYASEKSISYC; encoded by the coding sequence GTGAGACTGATTCTACTTTTAGGATCAACTGCTGTTGGAAAGACCGAGGTTGCAATACTCCTTGCCCAGAGACTTAATACAGAGATAATCAGTGCAGACTCGATGCAGGTATATCGTCGCATGGATATAGGAACGGCAAAACCTACTGCTGAACAGAGAGATGCTGTCAGACATCACATGATAGATATAAAGGAGACATGGGAAGCCTTCAGTGCAGGGGAGTATGTAAGAATGGTTGATGGGTTGATAAGGGATTTTTCTTATAGAGGTATGGTTCCCCTCATTGTTGGTGGCACAGGGCTTTATGTGAGGGCACTGATTAGGGGATTGTTCAGTGGACCAACAGCGGATAAATCGTTTCGTGAGAGACTACTGCGTGAAGAAAAGGAAAAAGAGAAAGGTTCTCTCCATAAAAAACTCCTAAAGGTCGACCCTGAGGCTGCAGAACGGATACATCCTAAAGACCTGAGACGTATAGTGAGGGCACTTGAGGTTTATTATAAAGAAGGAAGACCGATAACATATCTTCAAGACTGGGATGAAAGAGGGTTGAGATATAACTTTATCAAGATATGCCTCATAAGGGATAGAAGAGAGCTTTACAGAAGAATTGAGCAGAGGGTTGATTCAATGATTAAAGACGGACTTGAGGATGAGGTGAAAAGACTCATCGAGATGGGATGCAATGAGACAATGACCTCTATGCAGGCATTAGGCTACAGACATTTTTTGAGATATTTCCGAGGAGATTATCCAAAAGATGAGGCAATAAGGCTATTCAAAAGAGATACAAAGAGATACGCAAAAAGGCAATTCACATGGTTTAGAAAGGAAGAGGGGATAGAGTGGGTGGATATAACAGGGATTGAAGACCCTGAAGAGATTGTAAAGAGAATTATACCGATGATTAAGGATTACCAATATGCCTCAGAGAAATCCATTTCTTACTGTTGA
- a CDS encoding NUDIX hydrolase has translation MPQRNPFLTVDIIIEIEDRGIVLIKRKNPPYGWAIPGGFVDYGETLEQAAIREAKEETALDVEIIRQFHAYSDPKRDPRFHTVSVVFIARANGEPKASDDAKEIGVFTKDNLPSPLCFDHTEILRDYFSFN, from the coding sequence ATGCCTCAGAGAAATCCATTTCTTACTGTTGACATAATTATAGAGATTGAGGACAGAGGCATTGTCCTTATTAAGAGAAAGAATCCGCCTTATGGCTGGGCAATTCCCGGTGGATTCGTTGATTATGGTGAAACACTTGAGCAGGCAGCAATAAGAGAGGCAAAGGAAGAGACAGCACTTGATGTTGAGATTATAAGGCAGTTTCATGCCTACTCTGACCCTAAGAGGGATCCTCGTTTTCACACTGTAAGCGTGGTTTTTATTGCAAGGGCAAATGGTGAACCAAAGGCATCGGACGATGCAAAAGAAATAGGTGTATTTACAAAGGACAACCTGCCTTCACCCCTGTGTTTTGATCATACAGAGATACTGAGGGATTATTTTTCATTCAATTGA